The Astyanax mexicanus isolate ESR-SI-001 chromosome 21, AstMex3_surface, whole genome shotgun sequence genome contains the following window.
AGGTCCGATGCTGTATGTAAGAATTAACCCCCCAGACAGAACAGGGATGTTAACACCAGTCCAGCTCCTGAATTAGTGATATGTGgaattaattatttagttttttcccTGCTGCAGGTTTCATTACCCCTCTGTAATCCAGTAAAACCACAGCCATGGGAAAGGAGAAGCTGCATATCAACATCGTGGTCATCGGCCATGTGGACTCGGGCAAGTCCACCACCACCGGTCACCTCATCTACAAGTGTGGAGGAATCGATAAGAGGACCATCGAGAAGTTCGAGAAGGAGGCAGCTGAGGTGAGAACACAGTCCAGAACACAGAGATGACCAGAGGccaacagtgcaaaaaatacacattttcatCCTGGTTTTGTAGTGATATTTAATAAGGTGCCATTAATTCACATTGTTGCTGTCTAAAGAAAAACATGATCCTCCAAAATAGTAACTAAAGCCTTAAGACAGATATATAcagattaatatacagctctgtaaaaaaataagagagcattttaaatttctttgaatttaccaaattgaaaacggaagatggatgatcacaagccatcaaaccaaactgaactgcttaaatgtttgcaccaggagtgagaagcataaagttatccaaaagcagtgtgtaagactggtggaggagaacatgccaagatgcatgaaaactgtgattaaaaaccagggttattccaccaaatattgatttctgaactcttaaaactttatgaataagaacagcaatgttcattttatttaaatatatacctataaatagcaaaatcagagaaactgattcagaaactgagccTCATTGTAGACTACATTTTCCTTCAATGGAACATCTCCActcaaaatgctgtgtaatccaagactagggttaatccctgtctggaaaactatCCCATAGGAAGTTATATAACAACAATAATTAATGCCCAAAACAtccaaaatgataaaaataaattctctttttcaatggatgtcaatgtaaaaatatttaatgtttaattatccaaaagatatctaaaaaaaaaatcctaacaagcagtgtaaatattttattactaactccatttctaattattatcaatataattaatattgagtgcaatagtgttccttacctctaacaggtcaggcttcaattaggataatttgttcgtttttcataaaaaaaatacatgttccaattttttttcactactttattacttttaaaagacaaaCATTCAAaaagcaattttgttttagttttagtttttgcagggggtgctTGCAAATATTTAAGATGAAACAGTTTcatgttatatgttgattacactaattaaagcaagcagaagaagtttcttactaaaaaaatacttttaattattttttatttttattttcaagcaTCAAGACGGGTCAATCTGATCTGTAACATAACAGAAGGGATaattctttttaatacccttcatTTTAGAAAGAAACcgtgaatgagaaggtgttccAAAACTTTTGTTCAAATATTTTATAATCATATACAATATTCTTTGAACATGTAAGACATTTCTACCAAGAAAGGGGTCTAAAAGTGCTAAACATTATAATTAATGACTAGCAGTTTCCAATTTATTGAATTTGTTCCAATTTATAATCTACAAGTACTGCTCTAGCTTTCATTGCTGTCTTCACTAAATGTGAGCTAATTATCCTAAAATCTCACACAATACATTCTGATCCTATACTGATTTGTAACTGCACTGTTCCTTATCTCAGATGGGTAAAGGTTCCTTTAAGTATGCGTGGGTTCTGGATAAGCTGAAGGCTGAGCGGGAGAGGGGCATCACTATCGATATCTCCCTCTGGAAGTTCGAGACCAGCAAGTACTACGTCACCATCATCGACGCTCCTGGACACAGAGACTTCATCAAGAACATGATCACTGGCACCTCCCAGGTCAGTCAGTCTGCAGTGAGATATCTCAATCTACCAGCTGAATCTTTcagaagtgaagccaccacaggtctagctcCTCTGCTGTAATACTGGTTGCAGTATCACATGTAGCCCTTTCTGTCCCTATGTTTTAGTGACGAAAAATGGGTGAAATAGCCCCCCCTATTTTACATTAACACTTATTTGTCCTGTGCTAATATTACTAAAAttactcataaaaaaaaaaaatcaacctttATTCTGATATATCGTATCGTATCATAGTGATTGACCGCCCTTGACTGGAACAAACCATTCCAAAGTAGTGTAGGTAAACTTTGtaggtaattttattttttttctccaactGTTGACCTTGACTTATGAGAAATCACTAACAATAAGTTCAATTTGATTACTcttcactaggggtgggcaatattatattgtatacaatatatcgtgacacagaaatatcatgatattaaaaatccatatcgtgataatagggctgttctgtcttaaaagtagcctattatttactgtgaagctttaggtgtatttattgtataattgttttagtttgcagtttatatgcatgcactaaatattctgcaatattttttgctgcattatattactttatgctatattatttattttggcacattatgattattctgttatactattatactatattcctgaaatgaatggattattttagttttcctttatcaccaagtatatcgttatcgcaaaaataccctgaaatattgtgatattattttagagccatatcgcccacccctactcttcATTTAGTTtcagaggggtagtttgggagcggcactgctgggtgatgtatgggtttaggggcgggtcAGGAAGAAAAGCtgattgattggctgagctgcagcaacggcagtgtgcctctgaaagtggtgagacgcagatggttggtaTGCCAAAGGAacatattttagctattaatgcatatatagtttagggtttagatagacagacagacagacagacagacagatagacagatagatagatagatagatagacagacaaacagactgatAGATAGATTTCACGATAGATTCTAAACTGAGATTTgaagaatatatacataaatatataaatacaaaagctatacaaagtgtggaagtaatcatccgcagatatgaggtagtgcagtaatacaaaatgaattaaattaagtataggagatagcaggtatcagcagatatgacaaatactaaacataaaacCTGTACATGTATTGCATTTAAGTAAAGtgagtagtgtagtgtccagAAGTGTGAATATATACAGGATGTACCATAAAGGGTCCATAGTGTCCAAGAGTGCAAATGTGCAAGAAGTTTAGAGGCTCTTTAAGTTGTAAAAAATGAACCCGCGCACTATATTTTCTgctgttgtttgtgtgtgagcgCAGGCAGACTGTGCCGTGCTGATCGTAGCAGCCGGCGTCGGTGAGTTTGAAGCTGGAATCTCGAAGAACGGCCAGACCCGGGAGCACGCACTGCTGGCGTACACTCTAGGCGTCAAGCAGCTGATCGTGGGCGTGAACAAGATGGACTCCACCGAACCCAACTACAGCCAGAAGCGCTACGAGGAGATCGTGAAGGAAGTCAGCACCTACATCAAGAAGATCGGCTACAACCCCGAGACCGTGGCCTTCGTGCCCATCTCAGGCTGGAACGGAGACAACATGCTGGAGGCTAGCCCTAATGTGAGTGAAATGAGGGgcttcccagctaacagagaacgttagaagaacgtttagcaacatttggaaaggttagcctgtaatgttacagaaataatgttccagaaatagttttaaaacgtgtaaaaaaaaaaaaataataataattctcacGTAATTTTCCCAGCTAtagaatactaacattatgaaaatgttaaacgtagcattcccaaaactaaaaataagaACACTGACACAAACAACAAAACCAGAACGTTTAAAAAGGTTCaataaaacgttaaataaaatgttaaataaaaatgaaccAGAAGTTGTTGTTCTGTTGCTATTaaattgaataattaaacattAGCACCACCTGCCTACTATTGAGTAGGATAAACAGCTCTAAAACACTGAGGCATTGTTTTCTATGGTGCTTGTCACGATTCCTGTCACGATTAAAATTTTTGTGGACGATTtatcgtcccagaaatgattgcaataACCAATATTATTGTAACTTTAaccatagtttgggaaatatatatatatatatatatatatatatatatatatatatatatatatatatatatatatatatatatatatatattttttttttttttttttttttttttttttttcttaggttTGCCACAATGCTAACAAACAGCCTAGACAGGCTTCCCAATTTTACCTGTTATTCTGAGCTGGATTGCTCACTGATAGTTGATGATGGGtcgattctgaactcttaaaactttatgaatatgaacttgttttctttgcattatttgaggtctgaaagttctgcatctttttttttgttatttcagccatttctcattttctgtaaataaatgctctaaatgacaatatttttatttggaatttgggagaaatgttgtctgtagtttatagaataaaacaacaatgttcattttactcaaacataaacctataaatagcaaaatcagagaatctgattcagaaactgaagtggtcgcttcgttttttccagagatgtacacTGATATTGAAGTTTTGTCCGTTGTAATCTGAGTGTTTGGTTTCTGCAGATGACCTGGTTTAAGGGCTGGAAGATAAATCGTAAGGATGGCAGCGTCTCCGGGACCACTCTGCTGGAAGCTCTCGATGCCATTCAGCCTCCAACTCGCCCCACTGACAAACCCCTCCGCCTGCCGCTGCAGGACGTGTACAAGATCGGAGGTGAGGAACTTTCTCATCAACGTGAAAActttgtactttatttttttaccaaatggggtgttttttttaagagcaAATGTGGAAAGAttatgctttctttttttttaactattagtttctaaccaccttcagacagcctttaactgttttagttgagttttttttttttacctttttatttatttaatttacttttgtcTAATTTTTTGTCTTATTAGTCTAagtttatgttttacattttagccatttatttatttatttcatttcatccttttatttgttttattactggttttacttttgccctttttcttttttaattaatttatttcgtccttttatttattttttattccttttatattttattattctaattatttatctctttcttttattgctttacattttagcctgtttgcatatcgtcgctgtccaatgaaaaacacttatctccaagacagcaactttacaggagagagaaaaaaccttgtaaactttaaatggaagtcaatgtaaaacaagtttatttcaggtaattttaaagagtttctattggcccgttcattaagaaattttggcacagtgtaagagacagtttgtctgatcaaattatgtagtaaactgaaaatcgacaaaaatggagataagtgtttttttttataaatcttatgttgtttgcttgtttttataatttaaacttatttttcagtcattttaattttttaaatgcttgattgcattgaaaatgagggttaccctcactgtaggttgattgattgatcgattaATTGATTATCTGCTAAATAAAGTCCTATTGTTTTGGCAGTACAGAGAGCtcttctctacaggaactagacagAAAACTTAAAAACGCCTCTTTTCTCTGGTTCTCAGGAATCGGAACCGTCCCCGTTGGCCGTGTTGAGACCGGTATCCTCAAACCTGGCCTGGTGGTGACTTTCGCCCCTGTGAACGTGACCACTGAGGTGAAATCTGTGGAGATGCATCACGAGGCCCTGTCTGAGGCGTTGCCTGGCGACAACGTGGGATTCAACGTGAAAAATGTCTCGGTTAAGGACATTCGCCGTGGAAACGTTGCGGGAGACAGCAAGAACGACCCTCCCCAAGAGGCGGCCACCTTCACTGCTCAGGTGAGGAGAGAGGAAATGAGAGGTAGGGGCTGTTATAACAGTATTAAATAATAAACTGCTTATTTTAACACTTTATAAACTAGTTTCGGGTTTTTTAAAGCCAATCAATCTGAATGGGTTCAACAGTGTGAATCAGGCTCTATTTCATAATATATTAGATGAGATTTGTTAGAAAACATGCATTTTAAGGACAACTGCAGgcataagataaaataagacttAAAAGGGTAACATTTTTAAGTTCATTTAGTATTAAATCGAATGAAAAAATCAAACTGTAACTACAAACATTAATGCTTTTTTAAGATCCTTGAGTGCAAATAGCTCCCTCTTGTGTTCTTGCACATGTAGTCCATGAAGTAACAGTACAAGACATTATatacagttgtaaaaaaaaaaagaagagaaaaagattTTGTTAGGGTTTCATAAACATGTATCATTTATTTACCTCCCACTTTCAGCTTTAAAACATATGATTTTCtggtaaaaacatatatattaaaataaaagggaAATCCTGATCATAAGCAAtcgtttttctgtttgtttgtttttttttttttttaaggaagagCCTTTCTACCTAATTCAgaacattataaaaatgtttgacaacgttttgaaaaggttacagaaaggttagcctgtaaaATTGTAGAAATAATGTTCTGAAAAGCTTGTgaaataataatggtttgcatcacaatgttattagaaccaGAAAACTCAACAGTATGGGAAGTTCTAAGAATGtaactgtaacatttagaaaacgttctactaaccaaaaattgttagctgggttaAACCAGCAGTCCATCTGTTTATTCTAATGAATGAATACATGAATGGAGTTCAACTTATTTACATACAAGCACATttatcaacactcatccacacaccggtgagaagtggcagccaatagcgcacagcgtactctcaaccggaaacaaccgtccacctggaggactgcatcgggcactaaaGCATttacccagcacagagtgccaatcaCAGCCAAtgacagtcatacatacatttatacacacttacccacacacaaacttacagacataccacacatttacacatacacaccagatcaattttagagtatccaatttaccattacattacatttggcagacgctttttgtccaaagcaacttacaatagtgaagtaaaagCAGTCCTTTGagccagatcaatttagagtattcatttttctgggcaatttacagtatttaatccatgtttttggactgtgggaggaaactggactccccggaggaaacccacgcagacacagggagaacagggaaactccacccagatagggacttgaacccaagaccccagtgctgggaggtgaacgtgctaaccactaagccaccgtacCACCCTAATGTTTATTATGTATCTGCCTGCAGGTGATCATCCTGAATCACCCTGGTCAGATCAGTGCAGGATACGCTCCTGTGCTGGACTGTCACACGGCTCACATCGCCTGTAAGTTCGCCGAGCTGAAGGAGAAGATCGACCGTCGCTCGGGGAAGAAGCTGGAGGACAATCCCAAATCTCTGAAGTCCGGAGATGCTGCCATCGTGGACATGATCCCAGGAAAGCCCATGTGTGTGGAGAGCTTCTCCGAGTACCCTCCACTCGGTGAGTACCACACGCACTCAGAAAaatgagtacagatttgtacttaaaggagaactggtgtaaaattgacttgtgttgtagtaaaacatgataaaaaagttcttacctttgatgaatagcacatctccgttctcccacagcgtttcgagatccagacattttaacagtttgtccaaacacccttcagactgggagacacggggcataatttgccctgataaatcactttttccaccgttatccagctcaaagtagctccacacctccttgctagaatccggagagctctgacatttaaaacgaggcattaataacttaaaaaaagtgcacaagaagcttattaaaaaccactgtttacaccctgtaacactagcttcagctccgagcgccgccattactgtactgataatgacatacacatatatatacacatagactcCGGAGACTTCAGAGCTACAGCTAGAGTTataggtttcattttccagcaggacttggcacagtgtccactaggggtgggcaatattatatcgtatacaatatatcgtgacacagaaatatcgtgatattaaaaatccatatcgtgataatagagatgttctgtcttaaaagtagtctattatttactgtgaagctttaggtgtatttattgtataattgttttagtttgcagtttatatgcatgcactaaatattctgcaatattttttgctgcattatattattttatgctatattatttattttgccacgtaatgattatactgttatactattatactatattcctgaaatgaatgaattattttagttttcctatatcgccaagtatatcgttatcgcaaaaataccctgagatatcatgatattattttagagccaaatCGTCCACACCTAGtgtccacactgtcaaaagtaccaattggtcttcatTGATTTTTCTTAGATATATATAAgccataattattaacaatataaataaataaacacttaaaatagatcactctgtgtttaatacatttatataatatataagtttcatatttaaactggattactgaaacaaagtcaatttttaatgatattctaatttttttagatttttgagCTTATTTTacgaataatgatcttaatcagtttCACTTATTTTTAGTCATTAAAACTTGAATCGTGtttccaaatttaagccaaaaaattcACATTATTCACATGAACATTTCTGGAGAACATTAGGTTGCATATTTACTGTGGAAACAGTAAGTTACtctgtaaaatgttaaaatatataagtgtaaaataatttcttattttacgaataatgatttaaatcagtctaatttttttttttaccctgtttttagttgtttgaactcaaaataagcataaATAAATTACTGTTCAAGTATGTCTTGAGTCTTGTGTCCAAATATTTAAACTAATTTACTTATGTTTCTTATTCATTGTCAGAGTTTATGACACAGTGATCTAGCTGTGTCATAAACTCTGAAAAATGACACAGTGATCTAGTTAACTGTGCTAGCTAAAATTTCTGGAGAACATTAGGTTGCATCGTATGGTGGAAAAAACATGGAGTATAGCGTATAAACCGAGAACAAGGGCAATAATATTTTTCGCGTTTGTgactcacattttaaactaaattactgaaataataaagtaacttgtcaatgaaattatttttttttgagatgcaccagtattACTATCCTAGTTTTGTACAGTTTTATGTTATAACTGATGTAGCGTAAAcctgatgctaactgttttttggTCTTCTCGTTTCTCGCAGGGCGCTTTGCGGTGCGCGACATGCGTCAGACGGTGGCGGTGGGCGTGATCAAAGGCGTGGAGAAGAAGACGCCCACCTCGGGGAAGATCACCAAGTCCGCCCAGAAGGCCCAGAAGAACAAATGAATGTTGTGCAGGGCTGCGACCTCTCAAGCCAGCCACAGCAGAACCCACGTCGCCCATCCGCTCCTTAGCTCCATAGTCAAAGCCTGGCTAATTATCACAATGCATCGCAAGAGTAGACGGAGGAAAAAAACTCAAATCTAATATCGTACTGCTCTGACAatgatgatctaatctgatctACTGTTCCACTGTATTTCTGTTCAGCGGTTTGTAGTTTCCAGTCTCGTTAAATCTCGatgctgttgttgttgtgtttGTGTTCTTTACTGGATGGATATCAGCACCTTATTCTGTAGGGTTTAGAGGTAAATCTTCCCTGCTTCATGTGCAATAGTCTGAGCCTCACCCGCAATCCCATTAGCCATGTAGCTTCCATCGCTAATATAGCTTAGCCTGCAACAGCTAGCAAAACTAGCGAAACTAGCAAAACTACTAGACTTCTCTGCTTGTTGTGGTAGATGTGAGTCTTTCCTTGTGACGTAGCTTTAATTCAACCCAACATAGTGTCCTCTTCTGGCTGCATGCATGAAGCATgaagctatgctaagctaggctaggctaggctaggctagctaGCGCACTTTACTGAGACTCAGTACCTACCCCCCTCCCTTTCTCCTCTATTAGCACTTTCTGTGAGCATGAGCTATAAATATTTGCACTCTCTTTGCAATCATGCACCTTAACATATACCTATTGCACACACGATGCTCATGTAACACAACGCTTCAAAACCAACAATAAAGAACATCTTAACGCTACGCTTTGGTTCATCATGGCTCAAGTTTTTCCCTCTTGTTTTAATTTATGATGGTACATATGATGTTTAATTAATGTACCAAGTAGGGGGTGGTCAATATGATAAAAGTATTGTGTCACAATTTCACGATACACAATTTTGCACAATGTTTTGAACCACAGACAAAAAAACGAGAAGCACCAGTAGTggctaaaaaaaattctaattcataaaaaatattcaatattcaaacttcatccaattaaacagaaaTTAATTTGACTAAAAAAAGGTACTATACTGACCACCTCTACAGTGCAAAAATACACAATCTAATTTAATTTCTGTAAGTGCgaaattattttgcttatttttaactttaatttttaaacattttaacttgAAATAAGAACAAAGAAATCACTGTTCAAGCATGAAAGATTCTTGTTTTCaaattcaagtaaaaaaaaaaatcagattttttttcttgggttCTTATTCAAAGACAGAgtttagtgtttgtttcagtcCCACATACTGTAAATGACACAGTGATCTAGCTAACTGGCTAACATTTCTTGAGAACATTAGGTTGAATCTTAATGTGGAAACACTAAGTTACTCAGTAAAAACGTATTGCTTATTTtatgaataatgatcttaatcagtgtCACTTAGAGTTTTCACACTATTTTTAGTAACTCAagtcttgtgtccaaatttaagccaagaAAATCCATGATTTTTGTTTGGGTTCTTATTCAGTATATGCGCTAACTCAAaccttgtgtccaaatttaagccaaagCTTAAAATTTAAGCTTGAGTTCTTATTTAAGGGTACACACAGAGGTAAGTGTGTATTTCATAAACGACAGTAATACAGTAACAcctgtgctagctaacatttctaGAGAACATCAGATTGCATATTACtgcggaaaaaaaaacattgactatGAAGTATAAACTGAGAACAAGTgtaataatattagttttttttgagtcagtaaaaatgtttaagaaGGTTAATGAGCTGGAATgatgaatcccggtcatgcagcttaccatcagcagccggagcccgagagagagcacaattgtgcatgctttctctgggtgggtagatggcaatgTTGACCAGCACAGGATAATGAGTGGATTGAGTCATGAGCCatctaaattgaggagaaaattggattttaacaaatgtataaataaaaaaaacattctagaaaCATCCCGAAAACTGTAATGTGATTTAAACATACTATtaattgaaaattatttttttggtggTGCAATGTATTTcttcaccttaaaaaaaaaaaaaaaaaactggagaaaagagaaaagctTGAAATAAACCAAACCAGACAAGAATGTAGTTCTATGCTCTACTCAGTATTTAATTGGCTTTATCAAAACTGTACAATGTTCAGCAGCAAAGGCGTCCATCATTGTGTCCGGCACTTATTGTATCTGAAgtaaaattattgaaaaaaaacttcattatgcaatgtaacaatgtaacaacagctggaaagtgtaaaaaaacagcatttctcTCGTTTTTTTCAGTTACAGAGCAAAATAAGTTTGGGTTTGAGTTTGACGAAGTTGAGTTTGACGAAGTCGTAAGTCGTAGCACAGATAGGACTCTACCAAATCTACCAAAACTACCAAACGTTTTACTCCCAGCTTACGCAAAACAAAGCCTCGACATTGTAACGTTAATATTAATTcgtgttgttattattgttgttagcgtagcttagcctagcctagcctagcttaaaCACTATACTCTTTGTATGTCTCTCCTTTTTTCATCCATTCTTTTTAGAACCAACCGTTCCTTCATATCAAATGAAGTAAATCTAAGGTTAAACTAGCCTCGTTTTAAATACATAATAGAGACAATACTTTTGTCAAGCCAAAAACCGTCCTTCCTTAATCCGTAAATCACCAGTTAGTTTGAGGACCAGGACATGGTGTGGTAATTAATACAGTCATTATTATATTAGGTACTGGTTGTGTTAAAAACATGCAATGCTCATGCAGATCTCATTATTTCACCATTATCtcattcatttttcatatttttttcccagTGACTGAAGAAAAGCAATCGACATCTATCAGAAGTGAAGACGCCGcaggtctagcacctctgctggctgcTGGTATGATGCAGTGTGATGTTTAGCTCCGCCCATTTTCATATGTTTCAATGACAAATCAGCTCCACCTATTTTTCATCTGatttaatatgaaatatttaatggcGCAGTTCTTACACTagaatttttaaaaagttaacatCATAAGTTGTTAtattgttgtatatatatatatattttttaacaacttcaaatttatgtttttttaatagcaaATCTCACCACATGACAACTGTTGAACTTCACTGTTATACTCTGTCAAACAGTTATTCTTTATGTGTTTCAATTTGTGAtttggtaaaaatgtaaaaaaatattagattCATAAATGTTTAAATCCATAAATtaacatatagtgtatttttagcactataaggcacacttaaaatgatttcattttcccaaaaatcgagcagtattagcattagctgctaatcgcgctAAGCGCTAattctttcaccatttagagatgagtattatcaagCCATAGAGTGCTGCTAACCCCggacagcactgctggagcagcattagccactaaccacgctaagcgcttattctttcgctgtttagaggtgagtattattggactgtagccttctgctaacaccggctaccactgctggaacagcattagcatttcccGCTAACAGTGCTTAACTCTAATTCTTttacagttcagaggtgagtattatcagacggtagcctgctgctaacagcggctagcactgctggattagCCGCTAAgagctaaccgtggctagccttagtggaaatttgcaaatacaagcttactgtaaataaacagaagtgctttactcattcaaataaacagttttcaggagggatatctgtgtagattaaaattcagcacttgtttgactttgaaagaaaatgttttttttttttttagaattacagttttgtttacctagcttaTTTTAGCTtcactgaattagaaggaaaacatggtgacatcactgttccttactagtgtcacaaaaTGAGCCTTATATTCCGGTGTgccctatagtgtgaaaaatatggaagTAAACATTACACTTAACTGGGTATCTAGTGCTTTTGGTACTTTATGCTGCAGTgttaactcaatgaaggcggtct
Protein-coding sequences here:
- the eef1a1b gene encoding elongation factor 1-alpha 1b — its product is MGKEKLHINIVVIGHVDSGKSTTTGHLIYKCGGIDKRTIEKFEKEAAEMGKGSFKYAWVLDKLKAERERGITIDISLWKFETSKYYVTIIDAPGHRDFIKNMITGTSQADCAVLIVAAGVGEFEAGISKNGQTREHALLAYTLGVKQLIVGVNKMDSTEPNYSQKRYEEIVKEVSTYIKKIGYNPETVAFVPISGWNGDNMLEASPNMTWFKGWKINRKDGSVSGTTLLEALDAIQPPTRPTDKPLRLPLQDVYKIGGIGTVPVGRVETGILKPGLVVTFAPVNVTTEVKSVEMHHEALSEALPGDNVGFNVKNVSVKDIRRGNVAGDSKNDPPQEAATFTAQVIILNHPGQISAGYAPVLDCHTAHIACKFAELKEKIDRRSGKKLEDNPKSLKSGDAAIVDMIPGKPMCVESFSEYPPLGRFAVRDMRQTVAVGVIKGVEKKTPTSGKITKSAQKAQKNK